A stretch of Phoenix dactylifera cultivar Barhee BC4 chromosome 16, palm_55x_up_171113_PBpolish2nd_filt_p, whole genome shotgun sequence DNA encodes these proteins:
- the LOC103700819 gene encoding metal transporter Nramp6-like has protein sequence MEAYSAGPTKAANARTADLDLPVPPPPFPPSPSPSPSTNKKPSFSPLRVLSPMASSHSADEEESSLLPSRSTDPDPHEEEEDDVEERAYDAREKIVVRISGSGDDDAGGVPPFSWRKLWLFTGPGFLMSIAFLDPGNLEGDLQAGAIAGYSLLWLLFWATAMGLLIQLLSTRLGVATGKHLAELCREEYPDWARLALWFMAEVAMIGADIQEVIGSAIAIKILSHGVLPLWAGVVITAMDCFIFLFLENYGVRKLEAVFAFLIATVAFSFAWMFGETKPSGKELLIGVLVPKLSSNTIRQAVGVVGCVIMPHNVFLHSALVQSRKIDPNKENRVREALNYYSIESTVALIISFAINLFVTTVFAKGFYGTKEANSIGLENAGQFLQEKFGGGRFPILYIWGVGLLAAGQSSTITGTYAGQFIMGGFLNLRLKKWVRALITRSFAIVPTIIVALFFDTSDSALDILNEWLNVLQSVQIPFALIPLLTLASREKVMGIFRIGPTIQMVTWTVAALLIIINGYLLLEFFSSEIHGTLLGSIVCIAIAVYAAFIVYLILNGGELSTRLASAIRKRFS, from the exons ATGGAGGCCTACTCCGCTGGTCCGACCAAAGCAGCAAATGCCCGCACGGCGGATTTAGACCTCCCCGTCCCCCCTCCCcctttccctccctctccctctccctctcccagcACCAATAAAAAGCCCTCCTTTTCCCCTCTCCGCGTTCTCTCCCCCATGGCCTCCTCCCACTCCGCCGACGAGGAGGAGAGctccctcctcccttcccgCTCCACCGATCCCGATCCCCacgaagaggaggaagacgacGTTGAGGAGCGCGCCTACGACGCTCGCGAGAAGATTGTCGTCCGGATCTCCGGCTCCGGCGACGACGACGCCGGCGGCGTCCCGCCCTTCTCCTGGCGGAAGCTCTGGCTCTTCACCGGCCCCGGCTTCTTGATGAGCATTGCCTTCCTGGACCCAGGGAATCTGGAAGGGGACCTCCAGGCCGGCGCCATTGCCGGGTACTCGCTGCTGTGGTTGCTGTTCTGGGCCACGGCCATGGGGCTTCTGATCCAGTTGCTGTCGACCAGGCTCGGGGTTGCGACGGGCAAGCACCTCGCGGAGCTTTGCCGGGAGGAGTATCCTGATTGGGCAAGGTTGGCGCTCTGGTTCATGGCGGAGGTGGCGATGATTGGGGCCGATATACAGGAGGTTATCGGGAGCGCTATTGCTATCAAGATTCTGAGCCACGGGGTGCTGCCGCTTTGGGCTGGGGTCGTTATCACCGCCATGGATTG ctttatttttctgttcctTGAGAACTATGGTGTGAGGAAGCTAGAAGCTGTTTTTGCATTTCTCATTGCAACGGTGGCCTTTTCCTTTGCTTGGATGTTTGGTGAAACCAAGCCCAGTGGGAAGGAGCTTCTGATTG GTGTATTGGTTCCAAAACTAAGCTCGAATACTATAAGGCAGGCTGTTGGGGTTGTGGGCTGTGTCATTATGCCCCACAATGTATTTCTGCATTCTGCTCTCGTACAGTCGAGAAAGATTGACCCTAACAAAGAAAACCGTGTTCGAGAAGCACTAAACTATTATTCCATAGAGTCTACTGTGGCCCTGATCATCTCCTTCGCAATAAATTTGTTTGTTACAACAGTTTTCGCTAAAGGATTTTATGGTACTAAAGAAGCTAACAGTATAGGTCTTGAGAATGCTGGGCAGTTTCTACAAGAGAAGTTTGGGGGAGGGCGATTTCCTATTCTTTACATCTGGGGAGTCGGGTTATTGGCAGCTGGGCAGAGCAGTACGATAACAGGCACCTATGCTGGACAATTTATCATGGGTGGATTTCTGAATCTTCGCTTGAAGAAATGGGTCAGGGCATTGATTACTAGAAGCTTTGCAATTGTGCCAACTATAATTGTTGCTTTATTTTTTGACACGTCTGATTCTGCATTGGATATTTTAAATGAGTGGCTCAATGTGCTGCAATCTGTTCAGATCCCTTTTGCACTTATCCCACTTCTCACATTGGCATCAAGGGAGAAAGTTATGGGAATTTTTAGAATTGGCCCTACTATTCAA ATGGTAACCTGGACCGTCGCTGCTTTGCTAATAATAATCAACGGCTACCTCTTGCTGGAATTCTTCTCTTCTGAAATACATGGCACATTGCTTGGCTCTATTGTGTGCATTGCCATAGCTGTATATGCAGCATTTATAGTTTATCTCATCTTAAATGGTGGTGAATTATCCACTCGGCTGGCATCAGCAATCCGCAAGAGATTCTCCTGA